A genomic segment from Phragmites australis chromosome 6, lpPhrAust1.1, whole genome shotgun sequence encodes:
- the LOC133922068 gene encoding probable BOI-related E3 ubiquitin-protein ligase 2 produces the protein MAVQAQYLAHAFPHDSRVIRPALDNATSASVFLRESAAGGHLLAAAAKAVDGNTVFSDPRSDLTCNNNNHDSGCLVPRKRARVGDSNMVGAGLIMEGHRALLPPMPVPQAFAPAGDVRRRVLCSGAASTSGRPATAAPVSHGLVSHLCRHSVEIDALVRIENDRLRAGLAEAQRRHIRAVVSAVERAAARRLRDAEAELERALWRNAELDEKLRQMGAEGQAWHGIAKNHEAVAAGLRATIDQLLQSPCAGAGAIPDGEGAAEDAQSCCFEQDGTADGGEVPGGRAGTRACKACGEAEACVLLLPCRHLCLCGGCEAAVDACPVCAATKNASLHVLLS, from the exons ATGGCCGTGCAGGCGCAGTACCTCGCCCACGCCTTCCC CCATGACTCCCGCGTCATCAG GCCAGCGCTGGACAACGCGACGAGCGCGTCGGTGTTCCTCCGCGAGTCAGCGGCGGGCGGCCACCTGCTGGCTGCCGCTGCGAAGGCGGTGGACGGCAACACGGTGTTCAGCGATCCGCGCAGCGACCTCacctgcaacaacaacaaccacgATAGCGGTTGCTTAGTGCCAAGGAAACGCGCGCGGGTGGGTGACTCCAACATGGTGGGCGCGGGCTTGATCATGGAAGGGCACCGCGCGCTGCTGCCGCCGATGCCGGTGCCGCAGGCGTTCGCGCCTGCGGGGGACGTGCGGCGCAGGGTCCTCTGCTCTGGCGCCGCGTCCACCAGTGGACGCCCGGCCACCGCCGCGCCGGTCTCGCACGGCCTCGTCTCGCATCTCTGCCGCCATAGCGTCGAGATTGACGCGCTCGTCCGCATCGAG AACGACAGGCTGCGGGCTGGGCTGGCGGAGGCGCAACGCCGGCACATCAGAGCAGTGGTGTCGGCGGTGGAGCGAGCGGCCGCGCGGCGTCTGCGCGACGCGGAGGCGGAGCTGGAGCGCGCCTTGTGGCGCAACGCGGAGCTCGACGAGAAGCTCCGCCAGATGGGCGCCGAGGGGCAGGCGTGGCACGGAATCGCCAAGAACCAcgaggccgtcgccgccggcctTCGCGCCACGATCGATCAGCTCCTTCAGTCGCcatgcgccggcgccggggcgATCCCCGACGGTGAGGGCGCCGCTGAGGACGCGCAGTCGTGCTGCTTCGAGCAGGACGGTACCGCCGACGGAGGCGAGGTGCCTGGTGGACGGGCCGGGACTAGGGCGTGCAAGGCGTGCGGCGAGGCGGAGGCGtgcgtgctgctgctgccgtgCCGGCACCTGTGCCTGTGCGGCGGGTGCGAGGCGGCCGTGGACGCGTGCCCCGTGTGCGCGGCCACCAAGAACGCCTCGCTCCATGTCCTCCTCTCCTGA